In Arachis hypogaea cultivar Tifrunner chromosome 2, arahy.Tifrunner.gnm2.J5K5, whole genome shotgun sequence, a genomic segment contains:
- the LOC112757879 gene encoding uncharacterized protein, giving the protein MPQGDYIERHRRDYGYRLDHFERKRKKEARQVHKRSQMAQKAIGIKGKMIAKKNYAEKALMKKTLAMHEESTSRRKTDDNVQEGAVPAYLLDRENTTRAKVLSNTIKQKRKEKAGKWDVPLPKVRPVAEDEMFKVVRSGKRKTKQWKRMVTKATFVGPGFTRKPPKYERFIRPTGLRFTKAHVTHPELKCTFNLEIIGVKKNPNGPMYTSLGVITRGTIIEVNVSELGLVTPAGKVVWGKYAQVTNNPENDGCINAVLLV; this is encoded by the exons ATG CCGCAAGGAGATTACATAGAACGTCACAGAAGGGACTATGGCTACCGCCTCGACCACTTCGAGCGCAAGCGCAAGAAGGAGGCTCGCCAAGTTCACAAGCGCTCTCAAATGGCGCAAAAG gCTATTGGTATTAAGGGTAAGATGATTGCTAAGAAAAACTATGCTGAGAAGGCACTGATGAAGAAAAC TTTGGCTATGCATGAAGAGTCGACATCTAGGCGTAAGACCGATGATAATGTTCAGGAAGGTGCTGTTCCTGCATATCTTCTTGATCGTGAGAATACAACTAGGGCCAAG GTTCTCAGCAATACAATTAAGCAAAAGAGGAAGGAGAAGGCTGGGAAATGGGATGTTCCTCTACCGAAG GTACGTCCTGTGGCTGAAGATGAAATGTTCAAAGTGGTTCGGTCTGGTAAAAGAAAGA CCAAGCAATGGAAGAGGATGGTCACCAAAGCTACCTTTGTTGGGCCTGGCTTTACCAGAAAACCACCAAAATATGAGCGATTCATTCGTCCAACTGGACTTCGATTCACTAAAGCTCATGTCACTCATCCAGAGCTTAAATGCACCTTCAATCTGGAAATAATTGGGGTGAAGAAAAATCCCAATGGCCCTATGTACACCTCCCTTGGTGTCATTACCAGGGGTACTATAATCGAg GTGAATGTCAGTGAACTCGGTTTGGTCACACCAGCAGGGAAAGTTGTTTGGG GTAAATATGCCCAGGTTACTAACAACCCAGAAAACGATGGTTGTATAAATGCCGTTTTGCTTGTTTAA
- the LOC112757865 gene encoding probable caffeine synthase MTL2 isoform X1 gives MATTTSKFIHANGGVGETSYANNSSHQNKLISKVKPMLEQSLRSLYSSSVPSCLKVADLGCSSGPNALKLVSDIIDIIDSISCNLDNHDNKPLGFQFFLNDQFQNDFNNIFQSLPHFYERIKEEKGERLDSCFVNAMPGSFYGRLFPNNSIHFFNSSTSLHWLSQAPKGLAKGTGLVNKGNIYITSTSPPEVYQAYLDQFRHDFGAFLRSRAKELVQGGGMFLLFLGRDQSSEIVTPYGILGSALNDMVSEGLIEEEKLDSINMPRYGATPDEVKQVIESEGSFTLQKLEAINTPWDEGLNKNNDNDDTNMSADFIAKYVRATCEPLMKAEFGEGIIDELFVRYRKKLVIKLEKEKLEYTNLVMSMTKK, from the exons ATGGCAACAACAACAAGCAAGTTCATTCACGCTAATGGTGGAGTTGGAGAAACAAGTTATGCTAACAACTCCTCACATCAG AATAAGCTAATATCCAAAGTGAAACCTATGCTGGAACAAAGTTTAAGGAGTCTCTATAGCAGCTCTGTACCAAGTTGTCTGAAAGTGGCAGATTTAGGGTGTTCTTCAGGTCCTAATGCACTCAAATTAGTGTCTGACATCATTGATATTATAGATTCCATAAGCTGCAACCTTGATAATCATGATAACAAGCCACTTGGATTCCAGTTTTTCCTGAATGATCAATTTCAGAACGATTTCAACAACATATTTCAGTCACTGCCTCATTTCTATGAGAGGATAAAGGAAGAAAAGGGAGAGAGACTCGATTCGTGTTTCGTGAATGCAATGCCGGGGAGCTTTTATGGGAGGCTCTTCCCTAACAATTCCATTCACTTCTTTAACTCTTCCACAAGTCTGCATTGGCTTTCTCAG GCCCCGAAGGGATTGGCTAAGGGAACCGGATTGGTTAATAAGGGAAACATTTACATAACAAGTACAAGTCCACCAGAGGTGTACCAAGCATATCTTGATCAGTTTCGACATGATTTCGGTGCATTTCTAAGATCTCGTGCAAAGGAATTAGTGCAGGGTGGTGGTATGTTTCTGTTGTTTCTTGGCAGAGATCAAAGTTCTGAAATAGTAACTCCTTATGGAATTCTTGGTTCAGCACTCAATGACATGGTTTCAGAG GGTTtgattgaagaagaaaaattggACTCAATTAACATGCCAAGATATGGTGCTACACCAGATGAGGTGAAACAAGTGATTGAGTCAGAAGGGTCTTTTACTCTTCAAAAGCTTGAAGCTATCAATACCCCTTGGGATGAGGGTTTGAACAAGAACAATGACAATGATGATACAAATATGAGTGCTGATTTCATAGCCAAATATGTAAGAGCTACTTGTGAACCGTTGATGAAGGCAGAGTTTGGTGAAGGGATAATTGATGAGTTATTTGTTAGATATAGAAAGAAGCTTGTGATCAAGTTGGAAAAAGAAAAGTTAGAGTACACTAATTTGGTCATGTCCATGACTAAGAAATGA
- the LOC112757865 gene encoding probable caffeine synthase MTL2 isoform X2 — protein sequence MLEQSLRSLYSSSVPSCLKVADLGCSSGPNALKLVSDIIDIIDSISCNLDNHDNKPLGFQFFLNDQFQNDFNNIFQSLPHFYERIKEEKGERLDSCFVNAMPGSFYGRLFPNNSIHFFNSSTSLHWLSQAPKGLAKGTGLVNKGNIYITSTSPPEVYQAYLDQFRHDFGAFLRSRAKELVQGGGMFLLFLGRDQSSEIVTPYGILGSALNDMVSEGLIEEEKLDSINMPRYGATPDEVKQVIESEGSFTLQKLEAINTPWDEGLNKNNDNDDTNMSADFIAKYVRATCEPLMKAEFGEGIIDELFVRYRKKLVIKLEKEKLEYTNLVMSMTKK from the exons ATGCTGGAACAAAGTTTAAGGAGTCTCTATAGCAGCTCTGTACCAAGTTGTCTGAAAGTGGCAGATTTAGGGTGTTCTTCAGGTCCTAATGCACTCAAATTAGTGTCTGACATCATTGATATTATAGATTCCATAAGCTGCAACCTTGATAATCATGATAACAAGCCACTTGGATTCCAGTTTTTCCTGAATGATCAATTTCAGAACGATTTCAACAACATATTTCAGTCACTGCCTCATTTCTATGAGAGGATAAAGGAAGAAAAGGGAGAGAGACTCGATTCGTGTTTCGTGAATGCAATGCCGGGGAGCTTTTATGGGAGGCTCTTCCCTAACAATTCCATTCACTTCTTTAACTCTTCCACAAGTCTGCATTGGCTTTCTCAG GCCCCGAAGGGATTGGCTAAGGGAACCGGATTGGTTAATAAGGGAAACATTTACATAACAAGTACAAGTCCACCAGAGGTGTACCAAGCATATCTTGATCAGTTTCGACATGATTTCGGTGCATTTCTAAGATCTCGTGCAAAGGAATTAGTGCAGGGTGGTGGTATGTTTCTGTTGTTTCTTGGCAGAGATCAAAGTTCTGAAATAGTAACTCCTTATGGAATTCTTGGTTCAGCACTCAATGACATGGTTTCAGAG GGTTtgattgaagaagaaaaattggACTCAATTAACATGCCAAGATATGGTGCTACACCAGATGAGGTGAAACAAGTGATTGAGTCAGAAGGGTCTTTTACTCTTCAAAAGCTTGAAGCTATCAATACCCCTTGGGATGAGGGTTTGAACAAGAACAATGACAATGATGATACAAATATGAGTGCTGATTTCATAGCCAAATATGTAAGAGCTACTTGTGAACCGTTGATGAAGGCAGAGTTTGGTGAAGGGATAATTGATGAGTTATTTGTTAGATATAGAAAGAAGCTTGTGATCAAGTTGGAAAAAGAAAAGTTAGAGTACACTAATTTGGTCATGTCCATGACTAAGAAATGA